CCCTTTCCAACTTCTCTCGCTACGGCTTCATGTTGGATGGCCTCGACTGGCCGACCTCCGAGCACTACTATCAGGCGCAGAAATTCACAAATCCGGCTGACTTCGAGGCCGTGCGCCAGGCTCGCTCCGCCTTTGTCGCCCGCAGGATGGGCAACGACCATAGCCGCCCCATCCGCCCCGACTGGGATGAGATACGCGAGGAAGTCATATGGCGGGCCAACTACGCCAAATTCAGCGCCAACCCAGAAGCGCGAGCAAAGTTGCTATCCACCGGGACCGAAGAACTGGTCGAGGCGTCGCCATACGACGATTTTTGGGGACAAGGCTCGAACAAAGACGGCCAGAATCGCTTTGGCAAGCTGCTGATGCGCCTGCGGGCGCAACTCCAGGGGGCCGAGACGTGAGGTCACAGCAAATCGGTCTGCTCATCGTTGGAAGCGGGCTTGTGCTGGTGGTGATTGGCTTGGTCGTCTGGGCAGGTGGGCTGGCCTGGTTCGGCCACTTGCCTGGCGACATCCGCATCGAGACCGAGAACGTCAAGGTGTACATCCCCCTGGCCTCGATGCTCCTTGTTTCGCTTGCCCTCAGCCTTGTCCTTGCCCTCATCAACCGCCTCCGCTAAACAAGACCCATTTGGCCCTTTTGTCCCTTCCTTTTACAATGTGACCTCCACTATGGCGCCAATAACAAATAACCAATCTCCAATCCCCGCCCCTCGATGCCCGACCCCGCCCTTCTCAAGAAACGCCGCCTCCTGACTGACCAGCGCGCCCTGGTGCTCAACTCGCCCACCGGCTATCTCGACCGCCTCACACCGCCGCCTGATAGCGTCATCCTGGATCCCGAGCCTGCCGCTGGCGTCAGCTACGACTTCGTCCAGGTCTTCGTCCGCAACAGCGGCGAACTGGCCCACTGGCTGCCCATCGCCCGCCAAACCGCCCGCTACGACGGCATCCTTTGGGTTTGCTACCCCAAACTCAGCGCCAAAGTCCTCTCCGACCTTTCTCGCGACCGCCTGTGGGATCTGACGAAGCCGACCGGCCTCGCCCCCGTCACCCAGATCGCCCTCGACGACACCTGGTCCGCCCTCCGCTTCCGCCCCGCCGAACGCGTAGGCGCAGGCAAGGCCTAACCGCAACCGCATGAGCGAAGAACGCAGCAACGAAACCTGGCTGGCCGACCTGCAAGCCAGCGACCGCAGACGCGACGCCGCCATCCAGGACCTCTTGGCCTGGCTGGAACGGCGTCTGTTCTTCTATTTGCGCGAGCGCAGCGACCTGCGCGGGCTTGGCGAAGACGAAATCCGGCATCTGGCGGGCGACTTCGCTCAAGAGAGCGTTCTCATCATCCTGGACAAGCTCGAACAATTTCAGGGGCGCAGCAAATTCACCACCTGGGCGGCAAAAATCGCTGTCCACCAGGCCCTGGGAGAACTTCGCCGCGCCCGCTGGCGCGACCTCTCGCTCGACGCACTCACTGCCGAGGGCCAACTCGACCCTTCCTATCTGGCCGCCGACCCCACCACGCCCGAAGACACAAGTATGCGTCGAGCCGTGGTGGATACGGTCATGAATGTGATGCAGACCGAGCTGAGCGAACGCCAGCGCACCGCCCTGATGGCCCGCCTGGTGCAAGGCGTGCCCATCGAAATCCTGGCCGAACAAATGGGCACCAACGCCAACGCCCTCTACAAGCTCATCCACGACGCGCGCAAACGTTTGCGCTACCGCCTGCTGGAACGCGGGGTCAGCCCCGAGGAAGTTCTGGCCACGTTTGCCTGATGTAAGAAGCCCCGGCAGCACTACGTCTTGAGACCGATGAACACAGCGCCGCCCATTCCCCTCGACACCACCGCCGCCCTCAAGAAGCTCATGCGCATCCTCAGCCTGACCGAGGAGCGCGAGCTTTCCTGCGATGAAGCCTTCGATCTGGTCGACGCCTACCTGGAGCTTGAGGAGGCGGGGGAAAATGTGTTGGGGCGCTTTCCACAGATCGCCCACCATCTGCGGCTGTGCGGCGATTGTTGGGATGAATATCTGGCTCTGCGAGAGTGTCTGGAACAGCAGGGGGAGGTGTGAGGGGGGGCGAGGTTCCGTGTTCCGTGTTCGGTGTTCCGTGGTGCGTGTTGCGTGGTCGAGGCGAGAGGTACTCTCGTTATGGTATGGAGATTCGTGGTCGGCTTCGCCCTTATGGAGGGATGGCGACCACGTCGGTGCGGTCGAGCAGGGTGAGCAGAAGCCGATGATAGCCTGGCGTCAGGTGTTCGAAAAAGCTGGTTGCGCCCGTGTGCAAGCACAGATCGAAATCTTCCCACGCTTCGACGCCAACCACCCGACCTCCACCCACTTCTTCCCCAACCTCGATCACCGCCCACGGCGTCTCGAAGCGAGGGCCGGGGCTTTCACCCTTGATCCAGCACTCGACCAACCTGCCGTCGATGTCGATTCGGTGATCTCGAAGCCCAAGCAGGTTATCAGAGTTGGTTTCAGGCTCATCGACGGCCATTCGCTCACTTCCTTCAGCCATGGATCTTTCAGGTAGAACGGCTATCGTCACCGGCGGGGCGCAACGCATAGGCAAGGCGCTGGTCCTGGCGCTGGCGGCGGCCGGCTGCGATATCGTGCTCCATTATAACGGCTCTCACGACGCCGCCCAACAAACGGCCGCCGAAGCCCGCAGCCTGGGTGTGCGTGTGCTCGTCCATCGGCTCGACCTGAGCCGGATCGAGACCCTCAGTTCGCTGACTGCCATCGCCGGCGTTTCCCTCGCCCCGGCCAGCATCCTGATCAACAATGCCAGCGGCTTCGCCAAAGACACGTTGAGCGATCTCACCCTGGAAAGCTGGACGGCCACCCTCCAGACCAGCCTACGGGCGCCCGTCTTCCTCACCCAGGCCTTCGCCCGCGCCCTGCCGCCCACCCAGCAGGGGGCCGTGATCAACATCACCGATTGGCGCGTGGAACGGCCCTACAAGACCCACCTCAGCTACACCATCGCCAAGGCCGGGCTGGATGCCTTCACCCGCGCCGCCGCCCTGCACCTGGCCCCCCGCATCCGCGTCAACGCCATCGCCCTCGGCGCCATGCTGCCCCCACCCGACCGCGACCAGGCCTATCTGGATGCCATCGCCGCCCGGCTGCCGCTCCAACGCGCCGGCGGCGCCGAGGTCGTAGCCGACGCCATGCTATTTTTGCTGCAAAACGACTTCGTGACCGGCGAAATCGTGCGTTTGGATGGCGGCGCGCATTTGGTGTAGCGGTTATTGGAGGTTGGGGATTGGAGATTGGAGATTGGAGATTGAGTTCAATCTCCAATCTCCAATCCCCCTAATCGTGTCTTATCAACAGATCGAGCGCAGCATCCGGGTCGCGCAGGAGAAGGCGGGCGTCGAGGTGGAGGATCGATTCGCCAGGGCCGTAGGTGGGGCGGGGTTCATCCAACTCGTCCCAGGCCGGCTCGTCGATGTAAAGCGTCAGCCGGCCGTCTGGCCCGAACAAGGCCAGGTCGGCCTCGGGCCGGTCGCCCATCTCCACCGGATACCAGCACTCCACCGCCAGCCCGCGCTCTCTCACCGCCGCATAGAGTCTGTCGCGAGCAGCGGAGCGTAGCCACAGGTCCTTGACCTCGCCGGCCCGGAACAGGCGGTCGAGGGTGGTGTAGATGAAGGTCAGCCGCGGGTGGGTGTGGTTCGGGATCGGGCGGTCGAGGTTTTGTAAATCGCCGATCTCCAGTTTGAAGTATTGCTCAGCGGCGCGGGGGTGGTCGCGTTCATCGGGCAGCAGGTCGGCGCGGGTGAGCAGATGGTAACGGAGGATGGGGGCGTAGCAGCGGATACTCTGGCCCTCCGGCCCGAAGGCGGCCGTCTGGTACAGGGCCAGGTATTCGGCGGCAATCTGGCGCGGGGCGCGGCCAACGGGGATGCGGTACCAGTGCCGGTCGCGAGCCAGGGCCAGGTCGCGGGTGTTGTTCACCACCGCTACCAGCACGGGCGTCCAGGCGTCGTCGGGGTGAGGACGATAGGTGGGGCGGTCGGGGGCAAGCTGCACGGCGGGGCCTCAGTTGACTTCGTATCGCTCGGCCACATCCGGCGCCAACGCGGCCAGGTGCTGCCGGAACTGGAGCAGGGCCAGGTCACGGGCTTTGGCTTCGATCATGGCGTCGAAGGGGCGCAGGGACGGGAGCGAGCGCAGGAAATCGATCACGGGAAAGGGGTTGAGGTAATGGCTGTGGCGGTTGAGCCGCGGGGGGTGGGGCTGGCCGCGGCTGTCGCGCACCATCTCGGTGGCGGGGGTGGCCAGGTGGATCTTGGGGGTCTGCTCGGCCGGCCAGGTGTTCAGACAGGCGGCCAGGGCGTCGGCGGCGGGGGTGCGGCCAGGATTGAACAACAGGTGGTGGAGAAGGTCGAAGACGAGGGGGATGCCGGTGCGCCGGTGGACGCCCAGGCAGTCCTCCACCCCGAATTGCCGGTCATCGTGCTCCAGGGCCAGCCGGGCGGCGGTGGACGGCGGCAGGGCCTCGAACCCACGCTCGAAGTCGTCCAGCGCCAGGCGGCGATCCTGCCAACCGCCGCCAATGTGGACGACGATGACGGTCTCCGGCCCCAACCCCATGCCGTCGAGCAGGGCGGCCAGCCCGTCCAATTCGGCCCCCGCCCGCGCCCGGCGCACGGAGTCGGGCGCGTTCAGCAGCACATGGGCGCCGGCATGAAAGCTGAGCCGCAGGTCGAGCCGGCGGGCCAGATCGCCAACGGCGGCCAGTTCGGACGCGCACTCGTCGATCTGGTGGTGGAACTGGGGCAAAGCGGGATGGGTGAGGTAGGGGGCCAGGTCGTCGCTGAGCCGGTACATGCGGATGCGCTGGCCGTGGAGATAGAGGAAGAGGTCGCGCAGATAGGCCAGGCTGACCGAAAGGTGGGGGTGGTTCTGCCAGCGGCGGCTGTCGTGGCTGCGTAAGCCAGGACGGGCGAGGACGGAAACAGGGAAGCCGAGACGCATGAGGGGGCAGGTGGCAGGTGGCAGGTGGCAGGTCGCAAGTGGAGCGTCACGCCTCACGTTTCACGGAACACGCAACACGCCTCACGTTTCACGTTTCATGCCTCACGTTTCGCAATCCGCAATCCACAATCCGAAATAGGAGGACTTCGAGGCCAAGCCAGAGGAGGACGAAGGCAAAGCCGACCAGCAG
The sequence above is drawn from the Caldilineales bacterium genome and encodes:
- a CDS encoding NADAR family protein → MTIFFYNADEPYGALSNFSRYGFMLDGLDWPTSEHYYQAQKFTNPADFEAVRQARSAFVARRMGNDHSRPIRPDWDEIREEVIWRANYAKFSANPEARAKLLSTGTEELVEASPYDDFWGQGSNKDGQNRFGKLLMRLRAQLQGAET
- a CDS encoding DUF2905 domain-containing protein — its product is MRSQQIGLLIVGSGLVLVVIGLVVWAGGLAWFGHLPGDIRIETENVKVYIPLASMLLVSLALSLVLALINRLR
- a CDS encoding SDR family oxidoreductase produces the protein MDLSGRTAIVTGGAQRIGKALVLALAAAGCDIVLHYNGSHDAAQQTAAEARSLGVRVLVHRLDLSRIETLSSLTAIAGVSLAPASILINNASGFAKDTLSDLTLESWTATLQTSLRAPVFLTQAFARALPPTQQGAVINITDWRVERPYKTHLSYTIAKAGLDAFTRAAALHLAPRIRVNAIALGAMLPPPDRDQAYLDAIAARLPLQRAGGAEVVADAMLFLLQNDFVTGEIVRLDGGAHLV
- a CDS encoding sigma-70 family RNA polymerase sigma factor, producing MSEERSNETWLADLQASDRRRDAAIQDLLAWLERRLFFYLRERSDLRGLGEDEIRHLAGDFAQESVLIILDKLEQFQGRSKFTTWAAKIAVHQALGELRRARWRDLSLDALTAEGQLDPSYLAADPTTPEDTSMRRAVVDTVMNVMQTELSERQRTALMARLVQGVPIEILAEQMGTNANALYKLIHDARKRLRYRLLERGVSPEEVLATFA